agctcagttggcaaagatcaacacctcacaattatgaggtcatgggttcaactcttcttggggcctacctatcaaaaaaagaaataactaaAGCATCAAAACCACAAAAGCCTGCCCCCCATCAACCCCTACAAAAAAACAGAAGGCAGCCGGTGAAACATAGAAGAAAGCAGAAAAGCGGAAAGAATGCACAAAAGAACAGTGCTAAGGAACCATAAATAGAGTCAAACATCAGGAAAGTACATACCGTGTTATGGGCATGCAGGAGAGACTGGCGTTGTTGATGCAAATCCTGAAGGATTGAGACACCAAGTTCTTCAGTCTCCAGCATGGTTCTTCTACTCTCCTTAATGCGTTCACTGGACTGATTTATTCTTTCAGTTGACATCAACAATCTGCTTCTCTGGTCAGCAGATGCCTGTAAAATCCATCCATCCATTGGTGATGTTAGTCTACCAATTAAATAGAGGGTAAATATCCCCAAAACTTAACAGTGAAATGGTTCAATGTATGAGGTAGATATGCAATACATCAAGCCCAATAAACCATTTTACTTTCATCAGCCTTGCAGATCAGAGATATGTGCAGAAAAAACAATTTTATTGCAATGAAGAGCCTAAAATTACTAGTACTACCGTTTGCTAAAGAAAAGCAGAATTTGGTCCCAAGAACAAACAGAAAGAAAGTAAACTAGACAGTACCGTCTTCAAACTTCTCTGTCCAATATCTTTTTGCCATTCATCACTCTAATTTTGACTTGAAGTCCGCATTGAACAATTTGTGAGGACCAAATCAAATCATGAGATTTGAGCATGGTAGTGCTCAAGCCAGGTATTAAGCTATGCTAAATTCTAAGAattcctccttcccttccttcttaaTCCCTTTTAGTCATTTTCCATTCCAAAATACTTTTGCCCAAGGAATGGAAACAGTCTCACTCGTAAGCAACTATCAGCTATTTGGCAACAAGAAATTAATGCATCCACTTCCAACTTTTATGTCTGGAATTTAGACATGAAGTTCTTGTTGAACAATTAGTGAGAACGAATTGGATATGATCATATGAACTATGAACATAGCAGTATTCAATCCAGGTATTAATGGTGTATTTGGTATCATTCGTTGGACTGATTCTTAAGGATTCTGATCATTTAAAGTGCCTATGACTACAATTGTGGTTGGCAGGAAATATATTTCTTGGAGTGATTCTTTTACCTGTTGCTCTTTCGAACTTCGAAGTAGTTTCATTttttaaagcaaaaaaaataaaaaacttgcTCCCTTCTTAAACCTCCAAATCTCTCAGTTCTATATTCTtccaaaagaaatggaatctgtATTGCTTATAGACAAGTACAAAATTAATACCTATATATATCCTTTTGTTGAAAAGAAGAACAACCAGTACCTACAGGATGCAGAGAAACTGCTTGGGGGATGAGTTTCGGAACGCTATCAGCAGTGAAATGTAGAGTACAcaagtcatagttgtcaagggctCGCCTGGGCATCGTCTATGCCTCAAGTCTCCTTCAGAAAGGGCAGGCTTGCACTTGCCTAGTTCCCCCCCCAACATGGTCCTTGACCTAGGCGAGCAGGGCCTTGAGCTTTACTATTACTATTTTTTAAACTCATGTATGGTTAAAGTCTTTTGCGCGGGCATATTATTGCAGCTTATCATATATTTAAGGGGGTCAAAATTGAGAAGCCAGTAAAAGgggttcaaattgaaaaaaaaaattattatttattgcTCGTTGTGAAGAATGTTGAACGATCACTGATTGAATGGTGAATGATTCGTGTCTCCTCTTTAATTTATACTTAATATCAGTATTAAGTAATATTAACATAACTTGGTCAAGATATTAGCAAACAATAATACTAACATAACCTGAAACGTCCTAAATGAAACCCTGTTATATGCATGCCAAACCAATAAGGCCTCGCCTAGGCACCAAGGCTCCTGTCCGGCACAATGGCTCGCTTTTCCACCTGGACAACTAAAATCAGTCTTCACATATTTTAATCTTAGGATCTACCAAGCACACTATTTTATACAATTAATGAAGTATCCAGGAAGTCTgaataataaaaatgaacaGAAAGCATGTTGTATTGGTTCAAACATACCATCAGTGTATCAGCCATCCCTGACTCTAACAATTCATCTCGTGCAGCCTGATTAGCATTAgtggatgtaattctcttaACTTCATTTTTCAGATTGTTCAGATCAGACTTATACTCCCTTAACTTTGCCAGGAGCATAGCCTTCACACTTGGCTGCAAACTTCTTGCCTCAAGGTCCATTTTCCTAATCTGAAGAAATTCAAATAACAACACAATTTTAGAAAACAGAAAATGGAAGGAAAAATACAGTTAAGAATATAATTTGAACAGTACCAAAGCTTCAGCATCCTCTAATCCAGCTTTTATTTCAGAAACTTTTTGCTTCTTCTGCTCTGCAGCATCAAAGAGATGAAATATAACGATcaatgacccaaaaaaaaaaaaaaacaaaaggcagTACAATATAAGTGCAACTTGTGCTGACAACTATGTACAAAGTTTGATGTCACTATGTCGAAAGACAACAAAGGGTTCCACGTCagcttatttcttattagaaaaatgaaaaaaaaaaaaaaaaagtttctcatTACTATCCTTTattctatttatagaaaattgTATATAACTGTTTTGTCCAATCTCCTATGGATATAAGGTACAAAACCTCTCCCATTTCTTATATCTTATATGGCTGATTTGTAATATAAGTATGCAGGTAAGATTAATTTTTGGCCCCTACTTGTGACCCTGTCCATAACTAGCCCCACAACTCTGAAAACAGGAGATATATTCAGCCAAAGGAGCTTGCAAATCAAAGGATGAAGAACAAAGAGTTCAGGTGACTGAATTGGGCAAATCAGCATGGTCTCTCCATGTTATAAAGTACTTAGTATAAACTAGCCACATTACAAAGTATAAACCTGGAAACCCTAAATTCACAGTTAACATGCAAATCCAAAGTCAAAGGAGGGCATGACACTATATATGGAGTTATAAAATCCATGGTCCATGGTTCATATTTAGCCCTTTCCCAACAACCTGCTTTCATGTATCAATAATATCTGAAGAACCAAGAACCATATTCAAAATAGGACCACCtgacaaacaaacaaaaaatctgAGTACAACACAAGCTGAACTATTGTGTGTCCTTTACATCTGAGGTATTGTAACAATACATGTTTAGGTCCAGTTAGTACCCCCAATTAAGTTTTAGTCTATCAAAGTCAATAATCAATCCATACCGACTAATTCTTAGTCATAATGACTGATCCCAAAAACAACCACCAACCCAAGTCCCTATTTGTTACCAGACCAAATTATCTAAGAGACCAATATATTAAGTGAATTTGCTAACTGGGCCATACAGG
The nucleotide sequence above comes from Telopea speciosissima isolate NSW1024214 ecotype Mountain lineage chromosome 3, Tspe_v1, whole genome shotgun sequence. Encoded proteins:
- the LOC122654137 gene encoding vesicle transport v-SNARE 13 isoform X1 produces the protein MSEVFEGYERQYCELSANLSRKCTSAGILEGEQKKQKVSEIKAGLEDAEALIRKMDLEARSLQPSVKAMLLAKLREYKSDLNNLKNEVKRITSTNANQAARDELLESGMADTLMASADQRSRLLMSTERINQSSERIKESRRTMLETEELGVSILQDLHQQRQSLLHAHNTLHGVDDNIGKSKKILTAMSRRMSRNKWIVGSVIGSLVVAIILILYFKLAH
- the LOC122654137 gene encoding vesicle transport v-SNARE 11 isoform X2, translated to MSEVFEGYERQYCELSANLSRKCTSAGILEGEQKKQKVSEIKAGLEDAEALIRKMDLEARSLQPSVKAMLLAKLREYKSDLNNLKNEVKRITSTNANQAARDELLESGMADTLMASADQRSRLLMSTERINQSSERIKESRRTMLETEELGVSILQDLHQQRQSLLHAHNTVCTFLMFDSIYGSLALFFCAFFPYFFF